The Fusarium musae strain F31 chromosome 10, whole genome shotgun sequence genome window below encodes:
- a CDS encoding hypothetical protein (EggNog:ENOG41) produces MVFPGTLSRGCSRCRKRKIKCDGRRPGCRRCELYKALCPGYDRPLAFRFHGEPGHSLVRDEPGNFSAQTMGLGYEKARFRGSGVCRQPQPSFEDESISYFLHEYCVLPAPGVIKGHLDFLEGMYRSSSRSSCIRPALLAAAHMSLSRHYKSSTLYVTARYHYGAALRTVNRDLSASKRPLKDETLASLMLLGMIESRTCIRGFSLKWLVDLNGTLIAMDAETQNKQIPSLMAKDDMDCLVIPDSQLDTSNPVIRLALVVTRIGQFYRAARRITSADSTSTPNKQRGLLVPVIQEALAIGAELAMIEKAMPTRLQPQQTADKRPATPNNRPLVSFQSRWTACTWVFFNMYLILFFGRLHVCAATLLRLVDSKSSPQVQLAQTTATIAEKQVVSMTQRLCSVLPYLMGEVSEQGIPLPVPQRQSVIMYHLVWPLAIAISSPHSSPGQVKECQARLDLIRDLYGIRLASFAPGLAKDLMA; encoded by the exons ATGGTCTTCCCCGGAACCCTCAGCCGGGGCTGCAGCCGCTGCAGGAAGCGAAAGATCAAA TGCGATGGCAGACGCCCAGGATGTCGACGCTGCGAGCTCTACAAGGCTCTATGCCCCGGCTATGATCGACCACTAGCGTTCCGCTTCCACGGAGAGCCTGGACATAGCCTTGTTCGTGATGAGCCCGGCAACTTTTCCGCGCAGACCATGGGGCTCGGCTACGAAAAAGCGAGGTTCAGAGGCTCAGGGGTTTGTCGACAACCCCAACCCTCGTTCGAGGATGAGTCCATCTCGTATTTCCTGCACGAGTACTGCGTCTTGCCGGCGCCAGGCGTCATCAAGGGGCACCTCGACTTTCTAGAGGGCATGTACAGGAGCTCTAGTCGGTCATCGTGCATACGCCCGGCCCTTCTTGCTGCAGCTCACATGTCGCTATCGAGACACTACAAGTCGTCAACGCTCTATGTCACCGCACGATACCACTATGGGGCTGCTTTGCGGACTGTCAACAGAGATCTGTCTGCATCCAAGCGGCCCCTGAAAGATGAAACATTGGCATCCCTGATGCTGCTGGGCATGATTGAG AGTCGAACTTGCATTCGTGGATTTTCACTCAAATGGTTAGTAGATCTTAACGGGACGCTTATAGCCATGGATGCTGAGACACAAAATAAGCAAATCCCCTCACTCATGGCCAAGGACGATATGGACTGTCTGGTCATCCCCGACTCACAGCTCGACACATCAAACCCAGTGATCCGCTTAGCCCTGGTCGTCACTCGCATTGGACAGTTCTACAGGGCAGCTAGGCGAATCACGAGTGCAGATTCGACATCGACACCGAATAAGCAACGGGGATTACTCGTTCCGGTTATCCAAGAAGCCTTGGCAATCGGCGCTGAGTTGGCCATGATCGAAAAGGCCATGCCTACACGACTACAACCTCAGCAAACAGCGGACAAGCGACCCGCGACGCCGAATAATAGGCCCTTGGTCAGCTTTCAATCGCGATGGACGGCGTGCACGTgggtcttcttcaacatgtACCTCATATTGTTCTTCGGGAGGCTGCATGTATGCGCTGCAACCCTCCTGCGGCTCGTGGACTCAAAGAGCAGTCCGCAGGTTCAGCTCGCTCAGACCACCGCCACCATCGCCGAAAAGCAAGTTGTTTCAATGACTCAGAGGCTCTGCAGTGTCTTGCCTTACCTGATGGGCGAAGTGAGCGAGCAGGGTATCCCACTTCCCGTACCGCAACGTCAGAGCGTCATCATGTACCATCTGGTCTGGCCACTTGCTATCGCTATCTCAAGCCCGCATAGTAGCCCAGGGCAAGTTAAAGAGTGTCAGGCCAGGCTCGACCTGATCCGAGATCTGTATGGCATCAGACTCGCTTCTTTTGCCCCGGGTTTGGCCAAGGACCTGATGGCGTAA
- a CDS encoding hypothetical protein (EggNog:ENOG41) → MIAWVSLLVTGSPQYAIQDDLGIGDGVGPTLQWLLASSFLEIPDPVVEDLLLDREIANILTRLRGIFHQPNALSSIGTELHDLTCFVVHKLLLIPPLTNSPQSECLRCAITLYMLIIHGTTYYTHTELANRIIQRLKSQLQPLAGKTGSVFFGSLQIWVLSVTIVSATDPTDIQWLIYAAKIAANAMGLQSWDDVAVHLRNILWLETERAEVFRQQWEAILT, encoded by the exons ATGATTGCTTG GGTATCGTTGCTCGTCACAGGCTCTCCTCAATATGCAATACAGGACGACCTTGGAATTGGAGATGGAGTTGGTCCAACACTACAATGGCTTCTCGCATCATCCTTCCTTGAGATCCCAGACCCcgttgttgaagatctcctcctcgatcgCGAGATAGCAAATATTCTAACTCGCTTGCGCGGCATATTTCACCAACCCAACGCCTTGAGTTCAATAGGCACCGAACTTCACGATCTTACATGTTTCGTGGTTCACAAGCTTTTGCTCATTCCACCACTCACGAACTCGCCTCAATCGGAGTGTCTACGATGCGCCATAACACTCTACATGCTCATCATACATGGCACAACTTATTATACGCATACGGAGCTGGCCAACAGGATCATTCAGCGTCTCAAGAGCCAGCTCCAGCCTCTAGCAGGCAAGACAGGCAGCGTCTTCTTCGGTTCCCTGCAGATCTGGGTGCTCTCAGTCACAATTGTCTCGGCTACGGATCCAACAGATATACAATGGCTCATATACGCCGCCAAAATTGCAGCAAATGCTATGGGTTTGCAATCTTgggatgatgttgctgtcCATTTACGGAATATTCTGTGGCTAGAGACGGAGCGCGCAGAAGTGTTCCGGCAACAGTGGGAAGCAATTCTGACATGA
- a CDS encoding hypothetical protein (EggNog:ENOG41), with protein MTSIVSPRHEAAISNASSTLKEDISNGNGLLSSYLKGYSNAQILLAILVVLIAYDQCMYLWRKGPIAGPAFKIPFMGPFIRALYPKFDHYLAQWASGPLSCVSVFHKFVVLASDRDIAHKVFKSPTYAKPCIVPMAETLLRPNAWVFLQGKAHTEYRKGLNGLFVNKALSTYLPVQEKVYDDYFGRFVAASEANKGKPMAFMRLFREINCALSCRTFFGDYISQDAVEKIADDFYEVTAALELVNVPLSVYVPFTKCWKGKRTADAVLAEFAKCAAACKANMTSGAEPRCIVDQWVLHMMESKKYNDRIAAGEEGVEKPRNLIREFTDDEIGQTMFTFLFASQDASSSATTWLFQVLAQRPDVLDRLREENLAVRNGNRHQPFELSMLESLPYTNAVIKELLRYRPPVIFVPYEATKSFPVTPKYTVSKGTLIVPTCYPALHDPQAYPNPETFDPDRWITGDAESKTKNWLVFGAGPHDCLARKYVPLTMAAMIGKASLELDWVHHATSRSEEIRVFATLFPEDECQLVFTKRE; from the exons ATGACATCCATAGTCAGCCCCAGACACGAGGCAGCGATCAGCAACGCCAGCTCAACCTTGAAAGAGGACATTTCCAACGGGAATGGGCTGCTCTCAAGCTACCTCAAAGGCTACAGCAACGCTCAAATACTCCTTGCGATCCTGGTTGTCTTGATTGCATACGATCAATGCATGTATCTCTGGCGTAAGGGCCCAATTGCCGGTCCAGCCTTCAAGATCCCTTTCATGGGCCCCTTCATCCGAGCACTCTATCCCAAGTTCGACCACTATCTCGCCCAATGGGCTAGCGGTCCTCTTAGTTGCGTTTCGGTGTTCCACAA GTTCGTCGTCCTCGCTTCCGATCGAGATATCGCACACAAAGTGTTCAAGTCCCCAACATACGCCAAACCATGCATCGTCCCTATGGCCGAAACCCTCCTGCGGCCGAACGCCTGGGTCTTCCTTCAAGGCAAGGCACATACTGAGTACCGCAAAGGGCTAAACGGGCTCTTCGTCAACAAAGCACTCAGCACTTACCTACCCGTTCAAGAGAAGGTATACGATGATTACTTCGGCCGGTTCGTAGCAGCAAGCGAGGCCAACAAGGGGAAGCCTATGGCATTTATGCGTCTCTTTCGAGAGATCAATTGTGCTCTCTCTTGTCGAACATTTTTTGGAGATTACATATCACAAGATGCTGTCGAGAAGATCGCCGACGACTTCTATGAAGTCACAGCCGCCCTTGAGCTCGTCAACGTCCCCCTCTCCGTCTATGTTCCCTTCACAAAGTGCTGGAAGGGAAAACGTACAGCAGATGCCGTGCTGGCTGAGTTTGCCAAGTGTGCTGCGGCTTGTAAGGCTAACATGACTTCTGGCGCTGAGCCACGATGTATCGTTGATCAATGGGTCTTGCACATGATGGAGTCCAAGAAGTACAACGACCGTATTGCTgcaggagaagagggagttGAGAAACCACGAAACTTGATCCGTGAGTTTACAGACGATGAAATCGGGCAGACTATGTTCACCTTCTTGTTCGCTTCCCAAGATGCCTCTAGCAGCGCCACTACGTGGCTATTCCAGGTCCTCGCTCAACGCCCCGATGTTCTCGATCGCCTTCGAGAAGAGAATCTTGCCGTACGAAATGGCAACAGGCACCAACCATTCGAGTTGTCAATGCTCGAGTCCCTTCCCTACACCAACGCAGTCATCAAGGAGCTTCTTCGATATCGTCCTCCTGTTATTTTCGTCCCCTATGAGGCTACCAAATCCTTCCCGGTCACGCCCAAGTACACAGTATCCAAAGGCACTCTCATCGTCCCTACGTGCTACCCCGCGCTTCACGATCCTCAAGCCTATCCCAACCCTGAGACTTTTGACCCTGACCGATGGATCACGGGTGACGCCGAATCCAAGACAAAGAATTGGCTTGTCTTTGGAGCCGGTCCTCACGATTGCCTGGCTCGCAAGTACGTTCCGCTTACTATGGCTGCCATGATTGGCAAGGCCTCTCTGGAACTAGACTGGGTGCATCATGCAACCAGCCGCTCGGAAGAGATTAGAGTGTTTGCTACTTTGTTTCCTGAG GACGAATGCCAGCTGGTCTTCACCAAGAGAGAGTAG
- a CDS encoding hypothetical protein (EggNog:ENOG41~MEROPS:MER0033198), with product MHSSNTLSLLLAAFSGYASALPHYPAPPVPGVPGDHHPPGPPGPPNPPPPPSPSAPAPGPPNVSPPGVPTVHVCNGTYQGKHDTTYDHDLFLGMPYAQPPVGPLRFSSPKSLDKTWKGPRNATEFGWMCIGYGSDTQNLGNPVNEDCLTINIVRPSGVKAGDELPVGLWVHGGSYTNGGSRDPRYNLSYIVDQSVKEGKPIVAASINYRVSQWGFLFSEEMQKENAGNLGFKDQRLAMRWLQDNVAAFGGSPDKVTIWGESAGARSLGMQLVAYEGQHNNLFRAAVLESGSPVALFNEASDWQEYYDALVKKTGCDSASDSLECLRGLPWETLNNIFNNTTPLDVTAPTLTAVIDGDFMTAQASKLLLAGKFAHVPLLMGNNFDEGTAYAKKGINTTEQFQSWLSSLGLSQTQVTTATTLYPDIPADGIPASFTGRPTNEYGSQWKRAAAFAGDFQQHAGRRLLAQVYSGSSIPVFSYLWNVYVNGLPAIIGATHFQEVAFVFNNVKGVGYKPSPFEGKPETFVELADLMSKMWVSFMHDLTPNTVKTAPSHVTWPQYTLEEPLNIVFDVNKTDLSYTAVDNVRKEEVAFLLDSVFA from the exons ATGCATTCCTCAAACACACTAAGCCTGCTCTTGGCGGCTTTCTCTGGTTATGCCTCTGCCCTCCCTCATTATCCTGCCCCTCCTGTCCCTGGCGTTCCTGGTGATCACCACCCTCCCGGACCTCCAGGACCTCCTaatcctcctccccctccgTCTCCCTCTGCTCCCGCTCCCGGCCCTCCCAACGTTTCCCCTCCAGGCGTTCCTACTGTTCACGTCTGCAACGGAACTTACCAGGGCAAGCATGACACCACGTATGATCATGATCTGTTCCTTGGCATGCCCTATGCCCAACCTCCCGTAGGCCCCTTGCGTTTCTCCTCACCCAAATCTCTTGATAAGACCTGGAAGGGACCTCGAAATGCCACTGAGTTCGGATGGATGTGCATTGGTTACGGCTCTGATACCCAGAACCTCGGCAACCCTGTCAACGAGGACTGCTTGACTATTAACATCGTACGACCTTCTGGTGTCAAGGCTGGAGATGAGCTTCCCGTTGGTCTTTGGGTTCATGGCGGC AGCTACACCAACGGCGGTTCCCGAGACCCTAGGTACAACCTGAGCTACATCGTTGACCAGTCCGTCAAGGAGGGAAAGCCCATCGTCGCTGCCTCCATCAACTACCGTGTATCGCAATGGGGCTTCCTCTTCAGCGAGGAGATGCAGAAGGAGAATGCCGGTAACTTGGGCTTCAAGGATCAGCGCCTGGCTATGAGATGGCTGCAGGATAACGTCGCCGCCTTCGGTGGTAGCCCCGACAAGGTCACTATCTGGGGAGAGTCTGCTGGCGCTCGATCCCTGGGTATGCAGCTTGTCGCTTACGAGGGTCAGCACAACAACCTCTTCCGTGCTGCTGTCCTCGAGTCTGGTAGCCCTGTTGCGCTGTTCAATGAGGCCTCTGATTGGCAGGAGTACTATGAtgctcttgtcaagaagactggATGCGACTCTGCCTCCGACAGCCTCGAGTGTCTTCGTGGCCTTCCTTGGGAGACCCTgaacaacatcttcaacaacactACCCCTCTCGATGTTACTGCCCCTACTCTCACTGCGGTTATCGACGGTGACTTCATGACCGCCCAGGCCTCTAAGCTCCTCCTGGCTGGCAAGTTCGCTCACGTCCCTCTTCTCATGGGTAACAACTTCGACGAGGGTACTGCCTACGCTAAGAAGGGTATCAACACTACCGAGCAGTTCCAGTCCTGGCTCTCCAGCCTCGGCCTCAGCCAGACTCAGGTCACTACTGCTACTACTTTGTACCCTGACATCCCTGCTGACGGAATCCCCGCATCTTTCACTGGCCGTCCTACCAACGAGTATGGCTCCCAGTGGAAGCGTGCCGCCGCCTTCGCTGGTGACTTCCAGCAGCACGCCGGACGACGCCTCTTGGCCCAGGTCTACTCCGGCTCTTCCATTCCCGTCTTCTCCTACCTCTGGAATGTTTACGTCAATGGCCTTCCAGCCATCATTGGAGCCACCCACTTCCAGGAGGTCGCTTTCGTCTTCAACAACGTCAAGGGCGTTGGTTACAAGCCTAGCCCCTTTGAAGGCAAGCCCGAGACTTTCGTTGAGCTCGCTGACCTCATGAGCAAGATGTGGGTTTCTTTCATGCATGACTTGACACCCAATACTGTCAAGACTGCGCCAAGCCATGTTACCTGGCCTCAGTACACACTCGAAGAGCCTCTTAACATTGTCTTCGATGTCAACAAGACTGATCTCAGCTACACTGCTGTTGACAACGTCCGAAAGGAGGAGGTTGCTTTCCTCCTTGACAGTGTCTTTGCCTAA
- a CDS encoding hypothetical protein (EggNog:ENOG41) — MATTISKTSFAITLYRIATNAWMKYFLIFIIVTINVSMNLVWIFGFAKCTPLERVWNHKVPGTCWDKSKLLTFQLFAAYYSAILDFVLALLPWVILMRMTMRRRERLGVAVAMSLGAIAGITGIVKAVLVVSMKSEDITYDRVDLTIWTLTEPAASIMAICIPVLRMLYRELKSSSRSYNRNRTNTTPRDVDTRNTAGASNARQSKRYNPNSRYGRNSVVIMSGWQESQEHLQDDSDGSQSQTKMSMSSGGVMKTEEICTGPGQEVSISAL, encoded by the exons ATGGCCACGACAATCAGCAAGACATCTTTCGCCATCACGTTATATCGAATTGCCACCAACGCATGGATGAAATACTTCCTCATCTTTATTATCGTCACTATCAACGTCTCGATGAACTTGGTCTGGATTTTCGGTTTCGCCAAATGCACGCCTCTCGAGAGGGTATGGAATCACAAGGTGCCTGGAACTTGCTGGGATAAGTCAAAGCTTCTAACTTTTCAACTATTCGCTGCTT ATTACTCCGCGATCCTTGACTTTGTTCTTGCTTTACTTCCTTGGGTCATCCTGATGCGCATGACCATGCGTCGGCGAGAGCGACTCGGCGTTGCTGTCGCTATGAGTTTGGGTGCTAT CGCCGGAATTACTGGTATAGTCAAGGCTGTGCTGGTCGTCAGTATGAAGAGTGAGGACATCACCTACGACCGTGTCGACCTCACGATTTGGACCTTGACTGAGCCTGCCGCttccatcatggctatcTGCATTCCAGTTCT TCGTATGCTGTATCGAGAACTTAAGTCAAGTTCACGAAGCTACAACCGTAACAGGACCAATACAACACCGCGCGACGTCGACACAAGGAACACAGCCGGGGCATCAAATGCTCGGCAGTCCAAGCGATATAACCCCAACTCACGATATGGTCGAAATTCGGTCGTCATCATGTCAGGATGGCAAGAATCGCAAGAGCATCTCCAGGACGATTCCGACGGAAGCCAAAGCCAGACTAAGATGTCCATGAGCTCTGGAGGCGTGATGAAGACTGAAGAA ATCTGTACTGGGCCTGGTCAAGAAGTCAGTATCTCAGCTCTCTAG